The following are from one region of the Cupriavidus sp. D39 genome:
- a CDS encoding phage Gp37/Gp68 family protein has product MAEQTAIAWCDSTFNPWMGCTKVSQACDHCYAEVSTPARALGISWGPTAERRRTTAANWGQPLRWHARRAEFETAHNRRRRVFCASLADVFDNAVDPQWRQDLFELIRATPSLDWLLLTKRIGNAPSMLPPDWGAGWRNVWLGATVCNQAEADRDVPKLLSVPAAIHWLSVEPLLSRISLNPIWLRSDPFETQPPRRVGSEQVDWVVVGGESGPNARPMHPIWPRDLRDQCREAGVPFLFKQHGEWLPLNEVPTEPGRMVYASDSQGELHSCAAALMKMVGRTVAGRHLDGQLHDAFPIFRQQMTEQCRGLQPTGHPSHPPQ; this is encoded by the coding sequence ATGGCTGAGCAAACTGCCATCGCTTGGTGCGACAGCACCTTTAACCCGTGGATGGGCTGCACCAAGGTCAGCCAGGCCTGCGACCATTGCTACGCGGAAGTCTCGACACCCGCCCGCGCCTTGGGGATATCCTGGGGACCAACGGCAGAGCGCAGACGCACGACCGCGGCAAACTGGGGACAGCCGCTGCGTTGGCATGCGCGCCGCGCCGAGTTCGAAACGGCACACAACCGCCGCCGCCGCGTATTCTGCGCAAGCCTAGCCGATGTGTTCGACAATGCCGTTGACCCCCAGTGGCGCCAGGATCTGTTTGAGCTGATCCGCGCCACGCCATCGCTCGACTGGCTGTTGCTAACGAAGCGCATTGGCAATGCCCCGTCGATGCTGCCCCCGGATTGGGGCGCCGGCTGGCGCAATGTGTGGCTCGGCGCCACCGTCTGCAACCAGGCCGAGGCCGATCGCGACGTGCCAAAGCTGTTGAGCGTGCCTGCGGCGATCCATTGGCTCAGCGTCGAGCCGCTTCTCAGCAGGATCTCGCTGAATCCTATCTGGTTGCGTAGCGATCCCTTTGAGACCCAACCGCCGCGGCGCGTGGGCTCCGAACAGGTCGACTGGGTCGTCGTCGGCGGAGAGAGCGGCCCCAACGCACGGCCGATGCATCCCATTTGGCCCCGCGACCTCCGTGACCAATGCCGTGAAGCCGGCGTTCCGTTCCTGTTTAAGCAACACGGCGAATGGCTGCCTCTGAATGAGGTGCCGACGGAGCCTGGACGGATGGTTTATGCAAGCGACTCTCAGGGCGAGCTCCACTCATGCGCCGCCGCGCTCATGAAGATGGTCGGAAGGACGGTAGCCGGGCGGCACCTCGATGGCCAATTGCATGACGCCTTTCCAATCTTTCGACAACAAATGACCGAGCAATGCCGAGGGCTCCAGCCAACCGGTCACCCTTCCCACCCGCCGCAATGA
- a CDS encoding DUF1173 family protein — MPQIRIGAEEHDLGDVQEHPGRYSRVLEVAKIRPGYAECGCTAGRPRPRVVIRRHRDIFLLARWPDEAHLHDKACPFHRKQGQSGKAGTSLDAFRQEAGIHDIRLDLSMVLSSKSPARPKSEASSPRASRAQRRSAGLLAFLEYAWERAGLNVWPGSGRRNWSACWSQLTTELDGCRINGNADETVLHVMQPWHPDRKDQILADLAAFQARLAPTPTTTPRGIVIGEIDSIGPSKFGYQLILRQSRNVYYMSKSLYAKLCESYSPAVSAIGQPERRAIAVLAVELTASGNRSVVDMAALLANRDFLPCDSSFEVEMADHLISHGRAFEKPVRHVDRKAVHPDFVLNDCASPVVIEVLGMSGNAAYDARQAEKRAYYRREGIACIEWTPSVQPLASLVLPPTAQ; from the coding sequence ATGCCCCAAATCCGAATTGGCGCCGAGGAACATGACCTCGGCGATGTACAGGAGCACCCGGGGCGCTATTCGCGCGTCCTTGAAGTGGCCAAGATCCGGCCGGGCTATGCAGAGTGCGGCTGCACCGCCGGCCGGCCGCGGCCGCGGGTCGTGATCCGCCGCCACCGGGACATCTTCCTGCTCGCGCGCTGGCCCGATGAGGCCCATCTCCACGACAAGGCATGCCCGTTCCATCGCAAGCAGGGGCAGAGCGGGAAGGCCGGCACCTCCCTCGATGCCTTTCGGCAGGAAGCTGGTATCCACGACATCCGCCTCGACCTCTCCATGGTCCTCAGCTCGAAGTCCCCGGCTCGACCGAAGAGCGAAGCATCCTCGCCAAGGGCTTCCCGCGCGCAGCGCCGTAGCGCTGGCCTTCTGGCGTTTCTTGAGTATGCCTGGGAGCGCGCCGGCCTCAATGTTTGGCCTGGCTCGGGTCGGCGCAACTGGAGCGCCTGCTGGTCGCAGCTCACGACTGAACTGGACGGTTGCCGCATCAATGGCAACGCCGACGAGACGGTACTGCACGTCATGCAGCCGTGGCATCCAGATCGCAAGGACCAGATCCTGGCCGACCTTGCGGCGTTCCAGGCGCGACTCGCACCGACGCCAACGACAACGCCACGCGGCATCGTCATCGGCGAAATCGACAGCATTGGCCCGAGCAAGTTTGGATACCAGCTGATCCTGCGCCAGAGCAGGAATGTCTACTATATGTCCAAGTCCCTGTACGCCAAGCTGTGCGAATCCTATTCGCCCGCTGTATCAGCAATTGGCCAACCCGAACGTCGCGCGATCGCGGTCCTCGCCGTGGAACTGACCGCGAGCGGAAACCGTAGCGTCGTCGACATGGCTGCCTTGCTCGCGAACCGCGATTTCCTCCCCTGTGACTCGTCGTTCGAGGTCGAGATGGCTGATCACCTTATTTCCCACGGCCGGGCATTCGAGAAGCCGGTACGACACGTCGACCGGAAAGCCGTTCACCCGGACTTCGTCCTGAACGACTGCGCCTCGCCCGTGGTGATCGAGGTGCTTGGCATGTCCGGCAACGCGGCCTACGACGCGCGCCAGGCTGAGAAGCGTGCCTACTATCGGCGGGAAGGCATCGCCTGCATCGAGTGGACGCCGTCGGTACAGCCTCTGGCGTCGCTAGTCCTGCCACCAACTGCCCAATAG
- a CDS encoding 3'-5' exonuclease → MRSTDEQHAVVEAVRTGKPIKAKAYAGAGRTSTLRLAADALEWNRVRLAGDFRFRQGDDAKLTMPAEDKRLFYVGATRAKQLLDTSDVHRDIQRVFLDAGV, encoded by the coding sequence ATGAGGTCGACTGATGAGCAGCATGCCGTCGTAGAGGCAGTCCGAACTGGCAAACCGATCAAGGCGAAGGCCTACGCCGGCGCAGGAAGGACATCGACCCTGCGCCTTGCGGCCGACGCTCTGGAATGGAACCGCGTCCGCCTCGCCGGAGACTTCCGCTTCCGCCAAGGCGATGACGCCAAGCTGACCATGCCCGCGGAAGATAAGCGTCTGTTCTACGTCGGCGCGACCCGGGCTAAGCAGTTGCTGGACACATCCGATGTGCATCGCGACATACAACGCGTCTTTCTCGACGCAGGAGTCTGA